One genomic segment of Rhizobium gallicum bv. gallicum R602sp includes these proteins:
- a CDS encoding nitrite/sulfite reductase, which produces MYRYDEFDHAFVAERVEQFRDQVQRRLTGELAEDAFKPLRLMNGVYLQLHAYMLRIAIPYGTLSSRQMRMLAHIARTYDRGYGHFTTRQNLQFNWPKLSDMPDVLAELATVEMHAMQTSGNCIRNVTADHFAGAAADEVADPRPYAEILRQWSSVHPEFSFLPRKFKIAVTGAERDRAAIQVHDIGLHLKKNDKGEIGFAVYVGGGQGRTPMVAKLIRDFLPEEDLLSYTTAIMRVYNLHGRRDNKYKARIKILVHETGAEELARQVEVEFVQLKDTELKLPEKDVQAIAAYFAPPVLPERAEGWENLARWKKADPAFARWVQQNVAPHKNPDYGMVTISLKPIGGIPGDASDAQMDAVADIAEEYAFDEIRVSHEQNLILPHVALGDLEAVYRGLVAADLETANAGLITDIIACPGLDYCALANARSIPVAQEISKRFGDPARQAEIGELKIKISGCINACGHHHVGHIGLLGVEKKGAELYQITLGGSGDEHTSIGEIIGRGFEPDKVTDAIETIVDTYLCIRRDPSETFLTAYRRVGPQPFKDALYGAAAEAA; this is translated from the coding sequence ATGTACCGTTACGACGAATTTGACCACGCCTTTGTCGCCGAGCGCGTCGAGCAGTTTCGCGACCAGGTCCAGCGCCGTCTGACCGGTGAGCTTGCCGAGGATGCGTTCAAGCCGCTGCGCCTGATGAATGGCGTCTATTTGCAGCTCCATGCCTATATGCTGCGCATCGCCATCCCCTATGGCACGCTCTCCTCGCGCCAGATGCGCATGCTCGCCCATATCGCCCGCACCTACGACCGCGGCTACGGTCACTTCACGACCCGCCAGAACCTGCAGTTCAACTGGCCGAAGCTCTCCGACATGCCGGACGTGCTTGCCGAACTTGCGACGGTTGAGATGCATGCCATGCAGACCTCCGGCAACTGCATTCGCAATGTCACGGCGGATCATTTCGCCGGTGCCGCGGCGGACGAAGTCGCCGATCCGCGTCCCTATGCGGAAATCCTGCGCCAATGGTCGTCCGTGCATCCGGAATTCTCCTTCCTGCCGCGCAAGTTCAAGATCGCCGTCACCGGCGCCGAGCGCGACCGCGCGGCGATCCAGGTCCACGATATCGGCCTGCATTTGAAGAAGAACGACAAGGGTGAGATCGGCTTTGCCGTTTACGTCGGCGGCGGCCAGGGCCGCACGCCAATGGTCGCCAAGCTGATCCGCGACTTCCTACCGGAAGAGGACCTGCTGTCCTACACGACCGCGATCATGCGCGTTTACAATCTGCACGGCCGCCGCGACAACAAGTACAAGGCGCGCATCAAGATCCTCGTGCACGAGACCGGTGCCGAAGAACTGGCGCGCCAGGTCGAGGTTGAGTTCGTGCAGCTCAAGGATACCGAGCTCAAGTTGCCGGAGAAGGACGTCCAGGCGATCGCCGCCTATTTCGCGCCGCCCGTGCTGCCGGAACGCGCCGAAGGCTGGGAGAACCTTGCCCGCTGGAAGAAGGCTGATCCGGCATTTGCCCGCTGGGTGCAGCAGAACGTAGCACCCCACAAGAACCCCGATTACGGCATGGTGACGATCTCGCTGAAGCCGATCGGCGGCATCCCGGGTGATGCCTCTGACGCGCAGATGGATGCCGTTGCCGACATCGCCGAGGAATATGCCTTCGACGAAATTCGCGTGAGCCACGAACAGAACCTCATCCTGCCGCATGTGGCGCTGGGCGATCTGGAAGCCGTCTATCGCGGCCTGGTCGCGGCTGATCTCGAAACTGCCAATGCCGGCCTCATCACGGATATTATTGCCTGTCCGGGGCTGGACTATTGCGCGCTCGCCAATGCGCGCTCCATTCCGGTTGCGCAGGAGATTTCCAAGCGATTTGGTGATCCTGCGCGTCAGGCGGAGATCGGCGAACTGAAGATCAAGATTTCAGGCTGCATCAACGCCTGCGGGCATCACCATGTCGGCCATATTGGCCTGCTCGGCGTCGAGAAGAAGGGTGCCGAACTCTATCAGATTACGCTCGGCGGCTCCGGCGACGAACACACCTCGATCGGGGAGATCATCGGCCGCGGCTTCGAACCGGACAAGGTGACGGACGCAATCGAGACGATCGTCGATACCTATCTCTGCATCCGCCGGGACCCGTCTGAAACCTTCCTTACAGCCTATCGCCGCGTCGGACCGCAGCCTTTCAAGGACGCGCTCTATGGCGCGGCCGCGGAAGCGGCATAA
- a CDS encoding DUF934 domain-containing protein → MTKIWRETGFVANDPWVIESDEVKATEDQKPLLGLDELIATAGESNDVGLGVLIKPADDVRKLEPYLDRLDIVAVAFPAFSDGRAFSHASLLRERLGYANELRAVGDVLIDQIPLMLRVGIDSFAVTNETALKRLSENRLPGIPHHYQPAVRDADVGRGYSWRRQAKPAA, encoded by the coding sequence ATGACGAAGATTTGGAGAGAAACCGGTTTCGTCGCCAACGATCCCTGGGTGATCGAGAGCGATGAGGTGAAAGCGACCGAAGATCAAAAGCCTCTGCTCGGCCTCGACGAGTTGATCGCCACGGCCGGAGAGAGCAACGATGTCGGCCTTGGTGTGCTCATCAAGCCCGCCGACGACGTGCGCAAGCTCGAGCCTTACCTCGATCGCCTCGATATCGTCGCTGTTGCTTTTCCGGCATTCAGCGACGGCCGTGCCTTCAGCCATGCTTCGCTGCTGCGCGAGCGACTGGGTTATGCCAACGAATTGCGGGCGGTAGGCGATGTGCTAATCGACCAGATCCCGTTGATGCTGCGCGTCGGGATCGACAGCTTCGCCGTGACCAATGAAACGGCGCTCAAGCGCCTTTCCGAAAATCGGCTGCCCGGAATTCCGCATCATTATCAGCCGGCTGTGCGTGACGCGGACGTCGGCAGGGGCTATAGTTGGCGCCGTCAGGCGAAGCCGGCGGCATAA
- a CDS encoding UbiH/UbiF family hydroxylase: MKHFEVAVIGGGLAGMVAAIALARGGRSVALIAPPAATEDRRTTALMDQSIRFLDRLALWEKLKPETAPLKSMRIIDGTRRLLRAPTTTFRSVEVELDAFGYNFPNKALTEVLEAAVAIEGNITRFTAFADSIDIGENAVSIMLAGGEMLSADFAAGADGRKSKLREKAGIGARNWSYPQSAMVLNFGHSLPHENTSTEFHTECGPFTQVPLRGNRSSLVWVQNPSDAAAGLELSLAELSNVVEERMQSLLGKVSVEEGVQIWPLSGMVAHRFGKGRMALIGEAAHVFPPIGAQGLNLSLRDIMALTDILCDRAELPIPADSGDRFDRRRRADIMTRTVSVDLLNRSLLSGFLPVQMLRAAGLHMLSAFPPLRSVVMREGIEPGRGLRDIPTALREKLSRKKG, encoded by the coding sequence ATGAAACATTTCGAAGTGGCGGTGATCGGCGGCGGTCTCGCCGGCATGGTGGCCGCGATCGCACTGGCGCGCGGCGGCCGCAGCGTGGCGCTGATTGCGCCTCCCGCCGCGACCGAGGACCGGCGCACGACGGCCCTGATGGATCAGTCGATCCGCTTCCTTGATCGCCTGGCTCTCTGGGAAAAGCTGAAGCCCGAGACCGCGCCGCTGAAAAGCATGCGCATCATCGACGGCACACGTCGCCTGCTGCGTGCACCAACCACGACGTTCCGCTCCGTCGAAGTCGAGCTCGATGCCTTCGGCTACAACTTCCCGAACAAGGCTTTGACCGAGGTGCTCGAGGCGGCGGTCGCCATCGAAGGCAATATCACGCGCTTCACTGCTTTTGCTGACAGCATTGATATCGGCGAGAATGCCGTTTCCATTATGCTGGCGGGCGGCGAGATGCTGTCTGCAGATTTTGCTGCCGGCGCCGACGGTCGCAAGTCGAAGCTTAGAGAAAAAGCCGGCATTGGCGCGCGCAACTGGTCCTATCCACAGTCGGCCATGGTGCTGAATTTCGGCCATTCGCTGCCGCACGAAAACACCTCGACGGAATTTCATACCGAATGCGGCCCCTTTACCCAGGTACCCTTGCGCGGCAATCGCTCCAGCCTCGTCTGGGTACAGAATCCGTCGGATGCTGCCGCCGGCCTCGAATTGTCGCTTGCCGAATTGAGCAATGTCGTCGAAGAGCGGATGCAGTCGCTGCTCGGCAAGGTGAGCGTCGAGGAAGGCGTCCAGATTTGGCCGCTTTCGGGCATGGTGGCGCACCGCTTCGGCAAGGGCCGGATGGCGCTGATCGGGGAAGCCGCGCACGTTTTCCCGCCGATCGGAGCACAAGGCCTCAATCTCAGCCTGCGCGATATCATGGCGTTGACGGATATTCTCTGCGACCGGGCCGAACTGCCGATACCAGCCGATTCGGGCGATCGGTTTGACCGCAGGCGCCGCGCCGACATCATGACGCGAACGGTCAGCGTCGATTTGCTGAACCGCTCGCTTCTCTCCGGTTTCCTGCCGGTGCAGATGCTGCGCGCCGCGGGCCTCCACATGCTCTCGGCGTTTCCACCTCTACGCAGCGTCGTCATGCGCGAAGGCATAGAGCCGGGTCGCGGATTGCGTGATATTCCGACTGCCTTGCGGGAAAAACTCAGCCGGAAGAAAGGCTGA
- a CDS encoding cytochrome c biogenesis CcdA family protein — translation MSIADISLLSALLAGALSFLSPCVLPLVPPYLCYMAGISVEQFRGGNAVAVAPDVRRGVLFSALFFTLGFATVFVALGAGASSIGMLLRQHLDLLAKIGGLIIILMGLNFLGVFRIGLFAREARFQSGGKPATLTGAYIMGLAFAFGWTPCIGPVLGAILGVAASRETVGSGAGLLAVYSLGLAIPFWIAAGFSGAFMNFLARFRRHLGTIEKIMGGFLVLTGLAFIFGFVSDTAIWFQQTFPILMRIG, via the coding sequence GTGTCGATTGCCGATATTTCCCTGTTGAGCGCCCTGCTTGCGGGTGCCCTCTCCTTTCTCTCCCCCTGCGTGCTTCCCCTCGTTCCGCCCTATCTCTGCTACATGGCGGGGATATCCGTCGAGCAGTTCCGGGGCGGCAATGCTGTTGCGGTTGCGCCCGATGTCCGCCGCGGGGTGCTGTTTTCGGCGCTGTTCTTCACGCTCGGGTTCGCCACGGTCTTCGTCGCGCTGGGCGCCGGCGCTTCCAGCATCGGAATGCTGCTGCGCCAGCATCTGGACCTTCTGGCAAAGATCGGCGGCCTCATCATCATCCTCATGGGACTAAACTTCCTCGGCGTCTTCCGAATCGGGCTTTTCGCCCGCGAGGCCCGTTTCCAGAGCGGCGGAAAGCCGGCGACGCTGACCGGCGCCTATATCATGGGGCTCGCCTTCGCTTTCGGCTGGACGCCCTGCATCGGGCCGGTGCTCGGTGCCATTTTGGGGGTTGCAGCATCGCGCGAGACCGTCGGCTCCGGCGCGGGGCTTCTCGCCGTCTATTCGCTCGGCCTCGCTATTCCCTTTTGGATCGCCGCAGGCTTTTCCGGTGCCTTCATGAATTTTCTGGCGCGCTTCCGCCGCCATCTCGGCACGATCGAAAAGATCATGGGAGGCTTCCTCGTGCTCACGGGGCTTGCCTTCATCTTCGGTTTCGTCAGCGATACTGCCATCTGGTTCCAGCAGACCTTTCCGATCTTGATGCGGATTGGCTAA
- a CDS encoding DUF3606 domain-containing protein: protein MADDKSKRGKPDRSRVAAGEPYEVSYFAKKHGISKEQAEKIVKKHGSDRDAANKAAEKIK, encoded by the coding sequence ATGGCAGACGACAAGAGCAAGCGTGGCAAACCTGACCGGAGCCGGGTAGCGGCTGGTGAACCGTACGAGGTGAGCTACTTCGCGAAGAAGCACGGCATCTCAAAGGAGCAGGCTGAGAAGATCGTGAAGAAGCACGGCTCAGATCGTGACGCCGCGAATAAGGCGGCAGAAAAGATCAAATAG